One Thermococcus kodakarensis KOD1 genomic window carries:
- a CDS encoding DMT family transporter: MNGRAKVVVSMLIWGSVGIFGRLSGLSGLGVAFARVFLGALVLFMVIGLTRMELLRELPMIFRSNWKPLLGLGTALALNWAFLFTAFNYTTIANAVMVYYIAPILATLMSWRFLGETIDRKTLSLIILAFLGLILIMSGQEISFENRDFVGILLAFTAAFFYAMIPNLGRFLKEVDGKILTLSQLGIASFVLLPFVLLQDVGKPVWWTVLVLVLIHTVFALFLYMEGLKEVEVKDAALLSYLDPASAVVYAFLVFGEVPGTRTVIGGVLILLASALDALRR; the protein is encoded by the coding sequence CCTAAGTGGTCTTGGAGTCGCTTTTGCCAGGGTTTTCCTGGGTGCTTTGGTTCTGTTTATGGTTATTGGGTTAACCAGAATGGAGTTGCTAAGGGAGCTCCCCATGATTTTCCGAAGCAACTGGAAACCGCTGCTTGGCCTTGGTACAGCCCTGGCTCTCAACTGGGCGTTCCTGTTCACGGCCTTCAACTACACAACCATAGCAAATGCCGTAATGGTATATTACATCGCACCCATTCTTGCCACTCTCATGTCCTGGCGTTTTCTTGGGGAAACTATAGACAGGAAAACGCTGAGCCTTATCATTCTAGCATTTTTAGGCCTCATCCTGATAATGAGCGGTCAGGAGATAAGTTTCGAAAACAGGGACTTCGTTGGAATCCTGCTCGCGTTCACGGCGGCGTTCTTCTACGCTATGATACCCAATCTCGGGAGGTTCTTGAAGGAAGTTGACGGAAAAATCTTAACGCTCAGCCAGCTGGGAATTGCTTCTTTCGTCCTCCTCCCCTTTGTCCTCCTCCAAGACGTTGGAAAGCCAGTCTGGTGGACGGTTCTTGTACTCGTGCTCATCCATACGGTTTTCGCGCTGTTTCTTTACATGGAGGGCCTCAAGGAAGTGGAAGTGAAGGACGCGGCTCTTTTGAGCTATCTTGACCCGGCGAGTGCTGTAGTTTATGCCTTCCTCGTCTTTGGTGAAGTGCCTGGAACGAGAACGGTAATCGGTGGAGTGCTTATACTTCTTGCCTCGGCTTTGGATGCTCTGAGAAGATGA